From a region of the Deltaproteobacteria bacterium genome:
- a CDS encoding ABC transporter substrate-binding protein has translation MQTPILNTARLIVITTSLLVLNACAPVPPTPILVAPDGSLVEAPPPPSAQEETDADKLLAQSRSQRAQGQIAQATKTQEQLIQNWPGTTAAAHALFEQAQQAREDNHPTIIIEKLEKLLFYRPDFSKIDAARELYAHALVSVRRYEDAAGMLGALYASATDNNKLVELGKLYIRSLREIARPAEALRVCVDLRAIPTLSNLDKEAVETLARTVVSSRLSFTEIESMWTTYGADTRWSFIHPMLGFKLAKVFYHTRDYERSEAMLKELIARYPQTLYGKEASSFYERLKNRFIVQVNKIGVLLPLSGRFGQYGKQALESIKLAFQDSALELVVKDSKGDPTAAASAVEELVLVDHVVGIIGPIVTKPSLAAAQKAEELSIPIISLSYKVGGDMGSYVFRAALTIETQARSLAKFAFEEMDMTRFALLHPRTPYGAAFVKAFWSEVDERQGEIRGVESYDHDQTTFTEPVRKLVGRWYRTSRQDYRDKLKEIRAKKLPSHREAAAIEKMQKNLPPITDFDAIVIPDSAKRLGLIAPALAFEDIVVTRNDRELKRIKRATGYKDIKPITLLGASTWNHPYLSQKCQKYCENAIFVDGYYRDHPAPKVRDFDSAFREVFGKSPQLSDAQAFDTAGIVRAILELPKTPLKSREDLRKALLGHTGFKGVMGNLEFDDKGEAVKELFVLTLKNNTIQLFEKPVPKPEN, from the coding sequence ATGCAGACACCGATTCTTAATACCGCCCGACTCATCGTCATCACGACAAGCTTGCTCGTGCTTAACGCCTGCGCGCCCGTTCCTCCCACTCCTATTCTCGTGGCCCCCGACGGCTCGCTTGTGGAAGCCCCGCCGCCGCCAAGTGCACAAGAGGAAACCGACGCCGACAAACTCCTGGCTCAATCCCGGTCGCAGCGCGCTCAAGGGCAAATTGCTCAAGCAACCAAAACACAAGAACAGTTGATCCAAAATTGGCCGGGAACGACTGCTGCAGCGCACGCTTTATTTGAGCAGGCCCAACAAGCCCGGGAAGACAACCACCCAACCATCATCATTGAAAAGCTCGAGAAGCTTCTTTTTTACCGACCTGACTTTTCAAAAATAGATGCGGCACGCGAACTCTACGCCCATGCTCTCGTATCCGTGCGTCGCTATGAAGATGCAGCTGGAATGCTCGGCGCCCTTTACGCCAGTGCCACGGACAACAACAAACTTGTAGAACTCGGTAAACTCTACATCCGAAGCCTGCGAGAAATTGCACGACCTGCAGAGGCTCTTCGCGTCTGCGTTGACCTTCGCGCGATTCCCACCCTCTCCAATCTAGATAAAGAGGCCGTCGAAACACTTGCCCGTACTGTGGTTTCAAGCCGCCTTAGCTTTACCGAGATCGAAAGCATGTGGACAACGTACGGTGCTGACACCCGCTGGTCCTTCATTCACCCCATGCTCGGCTTTAAGCTCGCAAAAGTTTTTTACCATACCCGCGACTACGAGCGTTCAGAAGCCATGCTCAAAGAGCTCATTGCCCGTTACCCGCAAACCCTTTACGGCAAAGAAGCTTCATCGTTTTATGAGCGCTTGAAAAACCGCTTCATAGTTCAAGTAAACAAAATAGGTGTTCTTCTACCACTCTCAGGACGCTTTGGTCAGTACGGTAAGCAGGCTCTAGAGTCTATCAAACTTGCTTTCCAAGACTCTGCACTTGAACTCGTTGTAAAAGATAGCAAGGGCGACCCGACCGCGGCCGCCAGCGCTGTTGAAGAACTCGTCCTCGTAGATCATGTGGTTGGAATCATCGGTCCGATTGTGACCAAGCCTTCTTTGGCTGCGGCGCAAAAAGCAGAAGAGCTAAGTATCCCCATCATCTCTCTTTCTTACAAAGTTGGCGGAGACATGGGCAGCTACGTATTTCGTGCTGCTCTAACCATTGAAACTCAAGCGCGAAGTTTGGCTAAATTTGCCTTTGAAGAAATGGACATGACTCGCTTTGCGCTTTTACATCCACGCACACCTTACGGCGCGGCGTTCGTCAAAGCATTTTGGAGTGAAGTAGATGAACGACAAGGTGAGATTCGCGGTGTAGAAAGCTATGACCACGACCAAACCACCTTCACAGAGCCTGTTCGTAAGCTTGTGGGACGCTGGTACCGGACTTCACGCCAAGATTACCGCGACAAGCTCAAAGAAATTCGAGCCAAAAAATTACCCTCGCATCGCGAAGCCGCTGCCATCGAAAAGATGCAGAAAAATCTCCCGCCCATCACCGACTTCGACGCCATTGTCATCCCAGACAGCGCCAAGCGCCTCGGTCTAATTGCACCGGCACTGGCTTTTGAAGACATTGTGGTGACCCGCAATGACCGTGAGCTAAAACGAATCAAACGTGCCACGGGCTACAAGGATATCAAACCGATCACACTCCTGGGTGCGTCGACCTGGAACCACCCCTACCTGAGTCAAAAGTGTCAGAAGTATTGTGAAAACGCGATTTTCGTAGATGGTTATTACCGGGATCACCCGGCACCGAAAGTGCGTGACTTCGACTCGGCATTTCGAGAAGTCTTTGGTAAGTCGCCGCAGTTAAGTGATGCACAAGCCTTCGATACTGCAGGAATCGTGCGCGCCATCTTAGAGCTTCCTAAAACTCCACTGAAGAGCCGCGAAGATTTACGCAAAGCCTTACTGGGACACACCGGATTTAAAGGTGTCATGGGCAATCTGGAGTTTGACGATAAGGGAGAGGCGGTCAAAGAGCTTTTCGTACTGACCTTAAAGAACAACACCATTCAGCTTTTTGAAAAACCTGTGCCTAAACCAGAGAATTAA
- a CDS encoding ATP-dependent DNA helicase, translated as MNTKGLQPEMLEAFFGNEGPLASVIDSYESRPEQIQVAQEVGRSIERGKDLIAEAGTGTGKTLAYLVPALSSGLRVVLSTGTRNLQEQILEREIPLLEKAVGAPFDVQVMKGRSNYLCHYRMNAFSRQGLLPGTGRKRAFDKINNWRETTTTGDRAELQGLPDNSEIWREVSATSDQCLGRSCSEFEQCFVTQMRRNAQQAQLVIVNHHLYFADASLRANAGERNVELIPPHDIVIFDEAHDLDEVASQHFGFEVSERRIIMLCRDIFKTVQDSDGCYARVTQNVNQLEIRGRQLFHALPFDKRSGRMTLRKENINQEILTRFQEVDGLLCQIENDLSNTDREETLHLGKRTASLVLELAFVLHQPGRAGILSEIESQLDHARTLTPDDDLYYAEPRESMRPLVPFVRYADVGQNGKRVVARPLDVAPLMRYMLGSVPAIYVSATLAVEKSFDSYKNRIGLTDTAEVLVNSPFNYTEQMRLYFPNGMDNPNSPRFSNQAVDVAAELIAAAGGGAFVLCTSYSMLETMSRELQPKTGLRILKQGSAPRSELLETFRKDGHAVLVATMSFWQGVDVPGSALRLVIIDRIPFASPQDPLVGARIDYIKSQGQSPFKSYQLPHAAIMLRQGFGRLIRKQSDSGLVAILDPRMTEKGYGKVLLRSLPETQVLRDIEKAQDYLKEMEPQ; from the coding sequence ATGAATACCAAAGGCCTCCAGCCAGAAATGCTTGAAGCCTTCTTCGGTAACGAGGGACCTCTTGCGTCGGTCATTGACTCCTATGAATCTAGACCCGAACAAATCCAGGTAGCACAAGAAGTGGGGCGCTCCATCGAGCGCGGCAAGGATCTCATCGCTGAAGCTGGGACAGGGACAGGAAAAACACTGGCCTATTTGGTCCCAGCCCTTTCCTCTGGCCTAAGAGTCGTTCTTTCAACCGGTACGCGTAATCTACAGGAACAGATTCTCGAAAGGGAAATTCCCCTTTTAGAAAAAGCTGTTGGCGCGCCCTTTGATGTTCAAGTGATGAAAGGCCGTTCCAATTACCTATGCCACTACCGAATGAATGCCTTCAGCCGCCAAGGGCTTCTTCCTGGCACCGGGCGCAAAAGAGCCTTCGACAAAATAAACAACTGGCGCGAAACGACCACCACCGGTGACCGGGCAGAGCTACAAGGGCTACCCGACAACTCTGAAATCTGGCGTGAAGTTTCAGCGACCTCAGACCAATGTCTCGGCAGAAGCTGTTCGGAATTTGAGCAGTGTTTCGTTACGCAAATGCGAAGAAATGCCCAACAAGCTCAGCTCGTCATCGTGAACCACCATCTTTATTTTGCCGATGCCAGCTTAAGAGCCAATGCTGGTGAGCGCAACGTTGAGCTTATTCCTCCACATGACATTGTCATCTTTGATGAGGCTCATGATTTGGATGAAGTTGCCTCACAGCACTTTGGATTTGAAGTTTCCGAACGGCGAATCATCATGCTTTGCCGCGACATTTTTAAGACAGTCCAGGACAGTGACGGGTGTTACGCCCGGGTTACACAAAACGTCAACCAACTTGAAATCAGAGGCAGACAACTCTTTCACGCCCTTCCTTTTGATAAGCGCAGCGGCCGGATGACTCTCCGTAAAGAGAACATCAACCAAGAGATACTAACCCGCTTCCAAGAAGTCGATGGTCTACTGTGTCAAATTGAGAACGATTTATCCAACACAGACCGCGAAGAGACGCTGCATCTTGGAAAACGAACAGCAAGCTTAGTTCTAGAGCTGGCCTTTGTGCTCCATCAACCTGGCCGCGCGGGAATCTTAAGTGAGATTGAAAGCCAACTCGACCATGCCCGCACGCTCACACCCGATGATGACCTCTACTACGCAGAGCCAAGAGAATCGATGCGTCCACTGGTGCCCTTCGTACGCTACGCCGATGTTGGTCAAAACGGCAAACGCGTCGTCGCTCGACCTTTAGACGTTGCACCGCTGATGCGTTACATGTTGGGTTCTGTCCCTGCAATTTATGTGTCCGCGACTCTGGCTGTAGAGAAAAGCTTCGATTCCTATAAAAACCGCATCGGGCTCACTGATACCGCAGAAGTCCTCGTGAACTCTCCGTTCAATTATACCGAGCAAATGCGGCTCTATTTCCCTAATGGCATGGACAATCCCAACAGCCCACGGTTCTCAAATCAAGCAGTCGATGTTGCTGCAGAGCTCATCGCGGCTGCCGGCGGCGGTGCCTTCGTTTTATGCACAAGTTACAGCATGCTTGAAACGATGAGCCGAGAGCTCCAACCCAAAACAGGCTTGAGAATCCTCAAACAAGGCAGTGCTCCAAGAAGCGAATTACTCGAGACTTTTCGTAAAGATGGTCATGCGGTGCTGGTTGCGACCATGAGCTTTTGGCAAGGGGTCGATGTACCCGGCTCTGCGCTGCGGCTTGTTATCATCGACAGGATTCCTTTTGCCTCTCCCCAAGATCCACTGGTTGGCGCTCGAATCGATTACATCAAGAGCCAAGGACAATCGCCTTTTAAGAGTTACCAACTTCCGCACGCTGCCATTATGCTCCGCCAAGGTTTTGGCCGCCTGATTCGTAAGCAATCGGATTCCGGCCTCGTCGCCATCCTGGATCCACGTATGACTGAAAAAGGTTATGGCAAAGTGCTGCTTCGTTCCTTACCCGAAACTCAAGTGCTGCGGGACATAGAAAAAGCACAAGATTACCTCAAAGAGATGGAACCTCAGTGA
- a CDS encoding M20/M25/M40 family metallo-hydrolase, giving the protein MSLRINTALLVLLSASLTQAAQNPEVNVEQSATHLSQAIKFETVSTMQGPLDPKAFTAFHQYLEQTYPLVHQAMSRSVVADYSLLYRWPGKDLSRPPAMFLAHQDVVPVDEATLRDWKHPPFSGVISENSIWGRGTMDFKFGLIALFEAAEHLLQQGFVPEQTLYFGFSHDEEVLGKGAPAMVKALQDQGIKLDWLLDEGLVITHQMFPGLDKPLALVGLAEKGFLSVEIEAAHPGGHSSMPPAQTAAGIIARAVVALEDNPMPQRLTGPVEMMIHRVGEYMPWYKKAVFQNLAITGSLVLGKLGQKSNTNALTRTTTAVTMLKGSPQDNVLPNRAKAVINFRILPGDTVESVLVHVKETIADERVSVKPYSESRGENPSPTSCADCKAFTRIEDSIKKIYPDAMVAPSILVGATDSRHFSTLSDKIYRFSPQEIWPEDMSGFHGINEKTGVEAFGRAVAFYMAMMSPAL; this is encoded by the coding sequence ATGAGCTTAAGAATAAACACCGCCCTCCTCGTTTTACTTTCCGCTTCTCTCACCCAAGCTGCCCAAAATCCCGAAGTCAATGTAGAGCAAAGTGCAACACATCTTAGCCAAGCCATTAAATTCGAGACTGTTTCCACCATGCAGGGCCCCCTTGACCCCAAGGCCTTCACCGCATTTCATCAATACCTCGAGCAAACCTATCCGCTCGTGCATCAAGCCATGTCGCGTTCTGTCGTCGCGGACTACTCCCTGCTCTATCGCTGGCCAGGTAAAGACCTCTCCCGCCCGCCGGCGATGTTTTTAGCGCATCAAGATGTTGTGCCCGTTGACGAAGCGACTTTACGCGATTGGAAGCATCCGCCCTTTAGCGGCGTTATTTCCGAGAATTCCATTTGGGGCCGAGGCACTATGGATTTTAAATTTGGGCTGATAGCCCTATTTGAAGCGGCTGAACATCTTCTTCAACAAGGGTTTGTTCCAGAGCAAACACTTTACTTCGGGTTCAGCCACGATGAAGAAGTGCTGGGTAAAGGCGCACCTGCCATGGTCAAAGCCCTTCAGGACCAAGGCATCAAGCTCGACTGGCTCCTCGATGAAGGCCTCGTCATCACCCATCAAATGTTTCCCGGGCTGGACAAACCGCTGGCACTTGTAGGGCTCGCCGAAAAAGGTTTTTTAAGTGTTGAGATTGAGGCAGCTCACCCAGGTGGTCACTCTTCCATGCCTCCTGCACAAACCGCAGCCGGTATCATCGCGCGGGCGGTAGTCGCCCTAGAAGACAACCCCATGCCCCAGCGATTAACCGGCCCTGTTGAGATGATGATTCACCGGGTTGGAGAATATATGCCGTGGTATAAAAAGGCTGTTTTCCAAAACCTCGCAATCACCGGCTCACTTGTTCTTGGAAAGCTCGGTCAGAAAAGCAACACCAACGCCCTCACCCGCACCACCACCGCCGTCACGATGCTCAAAGGAAGCCCTCAAGACAATGTGCTTCCCAACCGCGCCAAAGCAGTTATCAATTTTCGAATTTTACCAGGCGACACCGTGGAGAGCGTGCTTGTACACGTCAAAGAAACCATCGCCGATGAACGGGTGAGCGTGAAACCCTACAGTGAATCACGAGGTGAGAATCCATCTCCTACCTCCTGCGCCGACTGCAAAGCTTTTACCCGCATCGAAGATAGTATTAAGAAGATTTACCCAGACGCGATGGTCGCACCAAGTATCTTGGTTGGAGCCACCGACAGCCGCCACTTCAGTACATTGAGTGATAAAATATACCGGTTCAGTCCCCAGGAAATCTGGCCTGAAGATATGAGTGGGTTTCACGGTATCAATGAAAAGACTGGTGTTGAGGCTTTTGGTCGTGCCGTGGCTTTTTACATGGCAATGATGTCGCCAGCGCTATGA
- a CDS encoding DnaJ domain-containing protein, giving the protein MTQDNSLSPRHYGAEVLVTVAGSRKCGVLRWRDGRNGADLLFVSGRPQRFIDENNQEIDDRDIVVSALRAVALACTGTYSFEDKDLSLVADRESLRIDTLGEVLVAVVRDLKTMHLDSLWDARIRQVVQPTAVFERLAKAVSKVSGEHVERPQHKLPVGSLISGVSIELQRTWAALLMMGGFEVLEDLSSRHTKVLSGPAIPDAPPNNDTVDMEFEESEVTIETPVDAYLEFLPQELRDLVAEIQKVHPTLETVNHYEVLGLAPNAVPADIGKAYLANARKFHSDRFGGHDLGPAKRLAEEIFMRMEEAYGVLNNAKERESYDFILDRQAKGLPTDPAVILEAEELFTRAQKMVRLGNAVAASPLLEKVIEMNSGEPEFWAYYGWAVFNAQPDREGRHKAWKALERARKEQPELAVVYEFLGRLARVEGDASAAARNLKKCLNLDPDNPEAERELRLLKMRKSDDSQDDGSIMSKLKGIFKK; this is encoded by the coding sequence ATGACTCAAGACAACAGTCTTAGCCCACGTCATTATGGTGCAGAGGTATTGGTCACAGTGGCCGGCTCACGTAAGTGTGGCGTTTTACGCTGGCGCGATGGCCGTAACGGTGCAGACTTACTTTTTGTTTCCGGTAGGCCCCAGCGCTTTATCGATGAAAACAATCAAGAAATCGACGACCGCGATATCGTGGTATCAGCCCTAAGAGCCGTTGCTTTGGCTTGCACTGGAACTTATTCGTTCGAGGATAAAGATTTATCACTTGTTGCCGACAGGGAATCGCTGCGTATTGATACGCTGGGTGAGGTTCTTGTAGCGGTCGTACGAGACTTGAAGACGATGCATCTTGATTCCCTCTGGGACGCGCGTATCCGTCAAGTGGTTCAGCCAACCGCTGTATTTGAACGCCTCGCGAAGGCGGTTTCCAAGGTTTCCGGCGAGCACGTTGAAAGACCGCAGCATAAATTGCCAGTAGGGAGTCTCATCAGCGGCGTCTCGATTGAGCTGCAGCGTACCTGGGCAGCGCTTTTGATGATGGGCGGCTTTGAGGTACTAGAAGATCTGTCGAGCCGCCATACCAAGGTTTTGAGTGGACCGGCTATTCCTGATGCACCGCCCAATAACGATACCGTCGACATGGAGTTCGAAGAGTCCGAAGTCACCATAGAGACACCCGTTGACGCCTACCTTGAGTTTTTACCTCAAGAGCTACGTGACTTGGTTGCTGAAATTCAAAAAGTGCATCCCACTCTTGAAACTGTAAACCATTACGAAGTCCTCGGCTTGGCACCCAACGCAGTACCTGCCGATATTGGTAAGGCGTACCTTGCCAACGCTCGAAAGTTTCACAGTGACCGGTTTGGCGGCCACGACTTGGGACCAGCTAAGCGGCTTGCTGAAGAAATTTTCATGCGAATGGAAGAAGCTTATGGCGTCTTAAACAATGCCAAAGAGCGTGAATCCTACGATTTTATTCTCGACCGCCAGGCCAAGGGATTGCCCACAGATCCCGCTGTGATTCTCGAGGCCGAAGAGCTTTTTACCCGTGCACAAAAAATGGTGCGCTTGGGCAATGCGGTTGCGGCATCTCCGCTTTTGGAAAAAGTCATCGAGATGAATTCTGGGGAACCTGAGTTCTGGGCTTATTATGGCTGGGCCGTTTTCAATGCTCAGCCAGACCGAGAAGGCCGTCATAAGGCGTGGAAAGCTTTGGAGCGTGCACGCAAAGAACAACCTGAGCTTGCGGTGGTTTATGAGTTTCTAGGTAGGTTGGCTCGGGTAGAGGGAGATGCCTCTGCGGCGGCTCGAAACCTTAAAAAATGCTTGAATCTCGATCCCGATAATCCAGAAGCCGAGCGAGAGTTAAGGCTTTTAAAGATGCGTAAATCTGATGATTCTCAAGATGATGGAAGCATCATGTCGAAGCTTAAGGGAATCTTTAAGAAGTAG